A genome region from Bdellovibrionales bacterium includes the following:
- a CDS encoding DUF2188 domain-containing protein, with protein sequence MNKSKHVVPSKNGGWSVKSGGNEVAHQRTQKDAIQTANTLAKMDRTEVVIHGRDGKIRDKNSFGNDPFPPKG encoded by the coding sequence ATGAATAAAAGCAAGCATGTTGTTCCAAGCAAAAATGGTGGTTGGTCTGTAAAATCTGGTGGGAACGAAGTTGCTCACCAGCGCACACAAAAGGATGCAATTCAGACCGCGAATACGCTCGCAAAAATGGATCGCACCGAGGTTGTAATTCACGGACGAGATGGAAAAATCCGTGACAAGAACTCTTTCGGCAACGATCCGTTTCCACCTAAAGGGTAA